The Leifsonia sp. ZF2019 DNA segment GTCGCTCCGGCACTTCGCCCGCGCATGTCGCCCTGCCGCACGCCCGCCTCGGCGTCGAAGCCACAGGGGTGGTGGAGGCTGTCGGCCCCGAGACGTCGGGATTCCATGTCGGGGATCCGGTGATCGTGACCGCCATCCCGGACTTCGTCGCCCGTGGCAGCTACGCCGACCGCCTCACGGTGCCCTCGAGTGTCCTGATCCTCCGCCCTCCGCAGCTGACCGTTCCGCAGGCCGCCGCGAGTTGGGTGGCGTTCTCGACGGCGTACGGCGCCCTGGTCGGTGCGGCCGGGACGCGGCCCGGAGACCGTGTGGTCGTCTCCGGCGCCTCCGGTGCCGTCGGCCGGGCGGCGATCCAGGTCGCCCGACTCGTCGGCGCGGTCCCGATCGCGCTCACACGCAGGCGGAACGGCGTAGCACCCCTGGAAACGGCCGGCGCCGCAGCGGTGGTTGTGACGGATGCGGGGAATCCCGCCGATGCGATCCGGGCGGCGACGGACGGTGAGGGCGCCGACATCGTGCTCGACCTGGTCCGCGGGCCGGGGCAGGCCGACCTGATCGAAGCCACCCGCCGGGGCGGGGTCGTCGTCGCGGCCGGTTTCCTGGATCCACGGCCGACGCCGCCGTCCCGACGCGACGATGTGACGCTGGTCGGGTATCGGGGCTTCGAGACGCTGGCCGACAAGGAGGCGGTCGATCGTATGGCCGCGTTCTTCGTGGCCGGGGTCGAGAAGCAGGCGCTCCTCCCTCGCATCGATCGCGAGTTCCCGCTCGCTGAGGCGGTTGAAGCGCACCGCCACTACGAGAGCGGGCGGAATCGAGGCGGCAAGGTCGTGCTCCGCCCGTGAGCGGACGGGCGACGTGGCGGCCGCGTCACGGGGTCGCGTCGTCCAGGCGGGTCGCACCCGGGAGCCGCAGCGCGGCGAGCCGTCCCAGTTGCCCGGTGAGCTCGGCGGCGTAGGCGTCCGCCTGGCCGGCGGGCACCTTCCAGAGCACGCTCTGCACGCGCGAGCCGCCGTCGGTGGGGGAGACGAAGAACTCGAGCTCCGACCCGGGGAAGACGATCTGGCTCTCCTGCACGGCGTCCCAGGCGATGAGCAGCCGCCTCGGGATGACGACGTCGAGGATGTGCCCGGCGCCGCTCCTCCCGTCGCGCACGATCTGCA contains these protein-coding regions:
- a CDS encoding zinc-dependent alcohol dehydrogenase family protein yields the protein MSRVVVFDRFGGPEVLRVVDEEPAAPRSGEVRIQIEAAAVNPIDILSRSGTSPAHVALPHARLGVEATGVVEAVGPETSGFHVGDPVIVTAIPDFVARGSYADRLTVPSSVLILRPPQLTVPQAAASWVAFSTAYGALVGAAGTRPGDRVVVSGASGAVGRAAIQVARLVGAVPIALTRRRNGVAPLETAGAAAVVVTDAGNPADAIRAATDGEGADIVLDLVRGPGQADLIEATRRGGVVVAAGFLDPRPTPPSRRDDVTLVGYRGFETLADKEAVDRMAAFFVAGVEKQALLPRIDREFPLAEAVEAHRHYESGRNRGGKVVLRP
- a CDS encoding SRPBCC family protein, with the protein product MLASDDLAEVKAETTVTAAPAMVFDALTKPSLLARWFADRAEVSLRPGGSLQIVRDGRSGAGHILDVVIPRRLLIAWDAVQESQIVFPGSELEFFVSPTDGGSRVQSVLWKVPAGQADAYAAELTGQLGRLAALRLPGATRLDDATP